The genome window ATCTACCTCGGATTGATGTGCCGACTCTGATTATTCATGGAGATAGCGATCGCATTCTGTCACTGGAGTCCACCGCAGCAAGACTTCCAAAATTGATTAAAGACAGTCAACTGGTTGTCATTCCCGGCGGGCCGCACGCGATCAACTGGACTCACGCTGATCAGGTCAATTCTGTGTTGCTGGACTTTCTTCAGCAGAAATAATCAGTGACCCTTTCTCCTTCAAAATTCACAGATCCTGAACTTGATCCGATTGTGTAATTGCAAGCCTAAACTTATGCTAATCCAAAAACTACGACTGTGAAGAAATGATCGCTGGAGATGAAACTGTTCTGCGCGAATTGCTTCATCCTGACAAACAAGATATCAACTTGCGTTACAGTTTGGCGCATGCGATCTTGCCTGCTGGCGAAACTTCGATTCCCCATTCTCTAAAGACTTCTGAGGTTTATTACATCATTAGCGGTGTTGGCGAAATGTCGATCGATAGCGAAGTTCGTCGCATTGAACCAGGCGATGCGGTTTACATTCCTCCAAATGCCATCCAGTTTCTTCACAACTGCGGCGACGAACCCCTTGTTTTCGTTTGTCTAGTTGATCCAGCTTGGCGCAAAGAAGACGAAACGATTTATGCACCAGTCTGATTCATGCAAATCTCACTGCTAGGGATGATTGATCACGATCTTAGGAAACCCAGCCATCGTTTTCAGTCAATGTTCATTGAAACTCTCTATGAGCCATCATAAGTACTGCTGTAGTGAATGGCGCGTCCCATGTTGTGATGGTTGCCCATGCAGATGCTGTTGCCAAGCTCATCAATTGTGCTACAACCGCGCTATAGACGAGGCATAAACGCATCCGGCTACAAGCATCTTCTCTAATTGGTACTTGAATCTAATGGCACTGACAGAAGAAGAAACAAAATGATACTTCAGGATAAGGTGTCCTTAGTCACTGGAGGAACAGCAGGAATTGGGCAAGCCACTGCGATCGCATTTGGTGCTGCTGGAGCCAAAGTGGTCTTCTCGGACATACGCGGTGTAGAAAGTGAAGAAACTGCTGATTTTATTCGCGAGGCTGGGGCGGAATGCTTGTTCGCAAAATCAGATGTATCGAGTGAGGCGGATGTGGATGTCCTGGAATGGTGCAGAAAGCGATCGCGACCTACGGCAGACTCGATTGTGCCTTTAACAATGCTGGCATTGATCTTGCTGTTAAACCACTGCATGAACAATCAACCGAGGATTTTGGGTAGTGTTCTAGACCTGTCGAAGATGGGTTAAGGTGGTAGTGTAGCTACGCCTTTTCTGCTATGGCTTTGGAAGCTGTTCTCTGCCCTTGCTGTGGTGGTAGCGATGTCGTCAAGCACGGCCGCAGCGCTGAGGGAAAACAACGCTACAAATGTCGCCATCAAGACTGTCCCCGCAGCACCTTCATGCGTCAGTACGCTTATCGGGGTTACCTACCCAAAGTCAAACAACAAATTGTCGATATGGCACTCAATGGCAGTGGCATCCGAGATACGGCACGGGTGCTCCACGTCAGCCCAACCACCGTCATTGACCAATTAAAAAAACCTCGCCCTATATAGAATCCATTAACCGCTCCCTGCTCCAGAGTAAGCCCCCATCCGATGAACCCGTGATGCTCGTGCAGGTCGAAGCCGCAGAATGTGACGAGATGTGGAGCTTCGTTGGTTCAAAAGCCAAGCAACGCTGGCTGTGGCAGGCTATCGACCATCACAGTGGTCAGGTCTTAGCCTATATTCTGGCTCCTCATGTCGATAGGGCATTAGTGAAGTTGAAAGGGCTACTGGTTCCCTTTGGTATCAGACGCTTTTACACCGATGCGTGGAGTGCTTATCAGCGGTTATTAGAGCCAGAGACTCCTGTGATTGGCAAAGCTAACACGCAAAAGATAGAGCGCTGGCATCTGACCTTGAGGACGCGCATCAAACGGTTAGGGCGCAGGACGATTTGTTTTTCCAAGTCAGTGCATCTGCATGACACAGTGATTGGCTTGTTCATCAACCGTTATGAGTTTGGCAGAAACATCTGATGAGCCCGCCAACATATCTAGAACACTAACGAGTGGAAGTAGCGCTAAGTAAAGTTCTTAAGGGTCCTTAAAGTGTTGCGAAATATGTGTGTAATGATAGCTCAAAGCCTTCCTGTTTCGCTCTATTACAATCAATCTGCTAGGGCTGATGGGGTTTGATTCAGCCACCTTCACTTTACGTCAGCTTGCTAACCAAGTTGACCAGATTTTTCGTCTCCTATATTAATCAGCCCTGACACTTACCCTGGTTCGCGGCATTTTTTGCGACAGAACCTTGATTAAGGTGTTGCTGACTCCAAAGCGCAGCTTGAGTGCGATCGCGTAGCCCTAACTCATTCAAAATCCGGGTGATGTAATTTTTAACCGTTCCTTCGGTAATGTGAAGAGTTTGAGCAATCTCCCGATTGCTTTTACCCTGGCTGAGCAACGCCAGAATTTCAGCATCTCGCTCACTTAAGGAGTAGTTTTGAGTAACTGGTTGAACTGTTGCTAAATCAGATTTATTCAAGCGAGCGAATACTTTCGGTGCAATAGTAGGTCCCAATTGGCAATATCCCAAATCTAAAGCTCGAATAGCGGCTGCAATTTGTTTAGCAGGGGTTCGTTTTAACAAATAACCCAATGCTCCAGCTTGCAGCGAT of Pseudanabaena sp. FACHB-2040 contains these proteins:
- a CDS encoding cupin domain-containing protein, with product MIAGDETVLRELLHPDKQDINLRYSLAHAILPAGETSIPHSLKTSEVYYIISGVGEMSIDSEVRRIEPGDAVYIPPNAIQFLHNCGDEPLVFVCLVDPAWRKEDETIYAPV
- a CDS encoding SDR family NAD(P)-dependent oxidoreductase; translated protein: MILQDKVSLVTGGTAGIGQATAIAFGAAGAKVVFSDIRGVESEETADFIREAGAECLFAKSDVSSEADVDVLEWCRKRSRPTADSIVPLTMLALILLLNHCMNNQPRILGSVLDLSKMG
- a CDS encoding IS1-like element transposase, producing MALEAVLCPCCGGSDVVKHGRSAEGKQRYKCRHQDCPRSTFMRQYAYRGYLPKVKQQIVDMALNGSGIRDTARVLHVSPTTVIDQLKKPRPI
- a CDS encoding IS1 family transposase — its product is MLVQVEAAECDEMWSFVGSKAKQRWLWQAIDHHSGQVLAYILAPHVDRALVKLKGLLVPFGIRRFYTDAWSAYQRLLEPETPVIGKANTQKIERWHLTLRTRIKRLGRRTICFSKSVHLHDTVIGLFINRYEFGRNI
- a CDS encoding response regulator transcription factor, with translation MIQLLIVDDQDTFRRNLATLLSAEEDLEVIGQARDGQEAIALSESLHPDLILMDVRMPVCDGVTATYEILQRSPWIRILVLTMFDDDEYILQSLQAGALGYLLKRTPAKQIAAAIRALDLGYCQLGPTIAPKVFARLNKSDLATVQPVTQNYSLSERDAEILALLSQGKSNREIAQTLHITEGTVKNYITRILNELGLRDRTQAALWSQQHLNQGSVAKNAANQGKCQG